Proteins encoded by one window of Emys orbicularis isolate rEmyOrb1 chromosome 2 unlocalized genomic scaffold, rEmyOrb1.hap1 SUPER_2_unloc_4, whole genome shotgun sequence:
- the ASPHD1 gene encoding aspartate beta-hydroxylase domain-containing protein 1, which translates to MPCPRALDGFFSSLLPAAPPWCPGPEPALALLAWLALLFVWYCYRVGSERAPAGPPPGGGRPAPSLPPGAGRLHRSLRAYAQRYSWAGMGRVRKALREELRPERPAIQSPRVFHLPELPSAPCFPRDAQRHDAELLERACPAILREYQGVAGGATRGWTPGPCQRFYLYRRGVCQPQHCRACPRTYRTLAALRTFVSANRFGNACFSVLQPGTVLPGRYGPTNVRLRCHLGLTVPPGCELVVGGEPQCWSEGHCLLLDDSFLHTTAHNGPPEDGPLVLFIVDLWHPNVAGAERQALDYIFAPGP; encoded by the exons ATGCCGTGCCCCAGGGCGCTGGACGGGTTTTTCTCCTCCCTGCTGCCGGCTGCCCCCCCTTGGTGCCCCGGCCCCGAGCCGGCGCTGGCGCTGCTGGCCTGGCTGGCCCTGCTCTTCGTCTGGTACTGCTACCGGGTGGGCAGTGAGCGGGCACCGGCGGGGCCGCCACCAGGCGGGGGGcgcccagcccccagcctgccaCCCGGGGCCGGGCGGCTGCACCGGAGCTTGCGGGCCTACGCCCAGCGGTACTCGTGGGCGGGCATGGGGCGGGTGCGCAAGGCCCTGCGGGAGGAGCTGCGACCCGAGCGCCCGGCCATCCAGAGCCCCCGCGTCTTCCACCTGCCCGAGCTGCCCTCGGCCCCCTGCTTCCCACGGGACGCCCAGCGGCACGACGCCGAGCTGCTGGAGCGCGCCTGTCCCGCCATCCTGCGGGAGTACCAGGGCGTGGCCGGGGGCGCCACCCGAGGCTGGACGCCCGGGCCCTGCCAGCGCTTCTACCTCTACCGCCGGGGCGTGTGTCAGCCGCAGCACTGCCGGGCCTGCCCCCGCACCTACCGCACCCTGGCCGCCCTGCGCACCTTCGTCAGCGCCAACCGCTTCGGCAACGCCTGCTTCAGCGTCCTGCAGCCAGGCACCGTCCTGCCCGGGCGCTACGGGCCCACCAACGTCCGCCTGCGTTGCCACCTGG GGCTGACGGTGCCCCCAGGCTGTGAGCTGGTGGTGGGGGGCGAGCCCCAGTGCTGGTCCGAGGGACACTGCCTCCTGCTGGATGACTCCTTCCTGCACACGACCGCGCATAAtg GTCCCCCCGAGGACGGGCCCCTTGTGCTGTTCATCGTGGATCTGTGGCACCCCAACGTGGCCGGGGCCGAGCGCCAGGCCCTGGATTACATCTTTGCCCCTGGCCCCTAG